A genomic stretch from Schistosoma haematobium chromosome 4, whole genome shotgun sequence includes:
- the PWWP2B_3 gene encoding PWWP domain containing 2B (EggNog:ENOG410VD68~COG:S), with protein MASSSSAEGMSITKGGSILVKVEDLTGELISVKLIDGDKIFRGILLQETIGKFNEYGTNLERITSAPFWPPLSGTASGINLKTIPCSTERYSYKLEGQPSNLNVFQPDPTKRSHRNQPAPQLSRILRPRRFVCRKCKKAFHLEEHGTELSSSFLTDQIDRRTSDSSALNSDNEINHYLPKNNFSDQITLATLNGNSQSIRHVTPPIIPKLNEEMKINVDDSSKSEIDSSSDIRSKSKKHFISEQSTKTPESLEPKLVMSKKRKVDVIPDKQKLKKIRLSSQKLTEPINVSNTVLVATPPVVNPDSSDPAVPSSEETKDFPTSPILVGKTDSVDSLSSQEQTRKNRIKAQYVSVTSPFRYPFGKKTRISSKQEIGNINSTSDSRIKVESNATRKGSEKSEIISLTSSKTNLGVRKNSRYRTRTQLNPLSVTLDSLGPSCSVKDLESRSEVDEILPSDSLDGDFPQKENIPNSISPRLSSPSKEKHSASVQLTCKTSTYGHNSASNNFGISMSESNFSPQSRRKAFDYEKPKNRWMREARARRCQDERNSNPSSTAASHISTSSNNTDTENSASCNAQSPSLNRLRIRSGDGSSVSPSESTLKSNSNVSSKVKLHNGSLNSRNIESGDASQSEKYLDITDQKSTSHVSPCLTPTSDSSGLALPVIKIKINRNRQPSGCSKTVPTQYEVVKLQTGSHLELATSASKVVSEENSSIANANPSALKLDILCNGLRSPSPSPSASSSKKGSTCESLIISGPLVKRCKLHDGIVFRVGDLVWSKLSGWPYWPAQITSIQRVVANEVDLPNSEQVRPVVDFQEQSSPLLTSEQVCYTACLHWFAWNQVSYMPCDKLFHFLEHCKRFDNKKKRGVFRQAVNEAKQAAEKRQETHSTDSESEWDHEVFSSTIHQQSLSQPSEISVLDDAKQLEVSQTASSLSIPDINLGVEVNATTKRSKHLNNKVRKNKTKVSCEKQEPSMLCPSVFDSSNVSLGQSTYNNIDGEVTASIESKLHVISKRRSKQQTKNKVYANTSEDKKLLVEEYNSSLTNNKSNVRLKIILSKPKLRSKLKCAEVLSNNAQNSFENEVNNSSSLPNLDVPITNNKIHQIVENSSKEDTESPFTSGIIPESNISTTDPQDFDKTFSATHSELLTQFPHVFPDLKVSGILSDTVDIPTFSEDESEEEDAGRLIIDPDVMASVNVPLSTGNHHYITETLKQDPDILREDLYSLSSDNMSYNHELSSQAFDSIHPYSRTSSTTLTQPSMSNFGNPVYSSSDSFTHSFNSSTYSMECLISQPVSVYPTHNQSLTQTVVPRLTTPPILASSTVSNLSVPSRSAYFQSNHLNVPSTTTHNVSYVTTEYSTL; from the coding sequence GAAATTCAATGAATATGGGACAAATTTAGAAAGAATAACTAGTGCACCATTTTGGCCTCCTTTAAGTGGAACAGCATCAGGGATAAACCTCAAAACTATTCCTTGTTCAACTGAACGTTATTCCTACAAATTGGAAGGCCAACCCTCAAATCTAAATGTCTTCCAGCCTGATCCAACAAAACGAAGCCATCGAAACCAACCAGCTCCACAATTGTCACGAATATTACGACCTCGGCGATTTGTTTGTCGAAAATGTAAAAAAGCATTCCATTTAGAAGAACATGGTACGGAACTTTCCTCTTCCTTCCTCACTGATCAGATAGATCGTCGCACTTCGGATTCATCTGCCCTAAATTCAGACAACGAAATAAATCATTATCTTCCTAAAAACAACTTTTCTGACCAAATTACACTAGCGACACTCAATGGAAATTCTCAGTCTATTCGCCACGTCACTCCACCAATCATCCCCAAACTAAATGAAGAAATGAAGATAAATGTGGATGATTCGTCAAAATCAGAAATTGATTCTAGTTCTGATATACGCTCAAAATCTAAAAAGCATTTTATTTCTGAACAGTCGACTAAGACTCCAGAATCGTTAGAACCGAAATTAGTCATGTCGAAGAAACGGAAAGTCGATGTTATTCCCGATAAGCAAAAGCTGAAGAAGATTAGACTAAGTTCTCAGAAACTCactgaaccgattaatgttagtaATACAGTCCTGGTCGCAACACCACCTGTCGTTAATCCGGATTCATCTGACCCTGCAGTACCTTCATCGGAGGAAACCAAAGATTTTCCTACTTCTCCAATCCTAGTCGGTAAGACAGATTCTGTTGATTCTCTTTCGTCTCAGGAACAAACTCGTAAGAATCGAATCAAAGCTCAATACGTATCTGTCACCTCTCCATTTCGTTATCCGTTTGGGAAAAAAACTAGAATCTCTTCCAAACAAGAAATTGGAAATATCAACTCGACTAGTGATAGCAGAATAAAAGTTGAATCAAACGCTACTCGCAAAGGTTCTGAAAAATCAGAAATAATTTCATTAACATCTTCAAAAACGAATCTTGGCGTACGAAAAAACTCTCGATACCGTACTCGTACTCAGCTGAACCCACTTTCTGTCACTTTGGATTCACTGGGTCCTTCTTGTTCTGTGAAAGATTTAGAAAGTCGTTCAGAAGTGGATGAAATTCTACCTAGTGATTCTCTTGATGGTGATTTTCCACAAAAAGAAAATATCCCAAATAGTATAAGCCCACGCCTGTCAAGCCCATCTAAGGAGAAGCATTCTGCTTCCGTACAGTTAACTTGTAAAACGTCTACGTATGGACACAATTCTGCCTCAAACAATTTTGGGATTTCTATGAGTGAGAGTAATTTCTCTCCACAAAGTCGACGTAAAGCTTTTGATTACGAAAAACCAAAAAACAGATGGATGCGTGAGGCACGAGCTAGAAGGTGTCAAGATGAACGAAACAGTAATCCTAGTTCCACTGCAGCAAGTCATATTTCAACTTCATCCAATAATACAGATACGGAAAACTCTGCATCATGTAATGCACAATCTCCTAGTTTAAACCGACTGCGAATTCGGTCAGGTGATGGATCTAGTGTTAGTCCTAGCGAAAGTACTTTAAAAAGTAATAGCAATGTATCTTCTAAGGTTAAGTTGCATAATGGGTCGTTAAACAGTCGTAACATTGAATCAGGGGACGCTTCACAGTCCGAGAAATATTTGGACATAACTGACCAAAAGTCTACATCTCATGTGTCTCCATGCTTGACCCCGACAAGTGATAGTTCTGGTCTTGCCCTTCCTGTAATAAAGATTAAAATTAATCGGAATAGACAACCTTCTGGGTGTTCAAAAACTGTACCGACGCAATATGAAGTTGTCAAGTTACAGACTGGTTCACATCTAGAATTAGCTACTTCGGCTTCTAAAGTTGTGAGTGAAGAAAATAGTTCAATAGCGAATGCGAATCCATCTgctttgaagttagacattcttTGCAATGGTTTACGTTCACCGTCACCGTCACCATCCGCCAGTTCTTCAAAGAAGGGATCTACATGCGAGAGTTTAATAATATCAGGTCCTTTAGTAAAACGCTGTAAGTTACATGACGGCATTGTTTTTCGTGTCGGTGACCTAGTTTGGAGCAAACTTTCAGGATGGCCTTACTGGCCTGCACAGATTACTAGCATACAACGTGTAGTTGCCAATGAAGTTGATTTACCGAATTCTGAACAAGTACGCCCCGTCGTGGATTTCCAAGAACAATCATCTCCACTTTTAACATCAGAGCAGGTTTGTTATACTGCCTGTCTTCATTGGTTTGCTTGGAATCAGGTGTCATACATGCCATgtgataaattatttcatttcctAGAACATTGTAAACGATTTGATAACAAAAAGAAACGTGGAGTTTTTCGTCAGGCAGTTAATGAAGCAAAACAAGCGGCAGAAAAAAGGCAAGAAACTCACTCTACTGATAGTGAAAGTGAATGGGATCACGAAGTTTTTAGCAGCACAATACATCAACAATCTTTATCTCAGCCATCTGAAATATCTGTTCTCGATGATGCCAAACAGTTGGAGGTTTCACAAACTGCATCATCACTATCCATTCCCGACATAAACCTTGGTGTAGAAGTGAACGCGACCACAAAGCGAAGTAAACATCTAAATAACAAagtaagaaaaaacaaaaccaaAGTCTCTTGTGAGAAACAAGAACCTTCGATGTTATGTCCATCAGTTTTTGATTCTTCGAATGTATCCTTAGGTCAAAGTACCTATAATAACATAGACGGGGAAGTCACTGCGTCTATAGAATCAAAATTACATGTGATATCTAAACGTAGATCAAAGCAGCAGACTAAAAATAAGGTTTATGCTAATACTTCTGAAGATAAAAAGTTGTTGGTAGAAGAGTACAATTCTTctttaacaaataataaatctAATGTTCGTTTAAAAATCATTCTTTCGAAACCGAAATTGAGAAGTAAGCTCAAGTGTGCTGAGGTTTTGAGCAATAATGCACAAAATTCTTTTGAAAATGAAGTTAACAATTCTTCTTCATTACCGAATCTAGATGTCCCAATTACTAATAACAAAATACATCAAATTGTTGAAAATTCATCAAAAGAAGACACAGAAAGTCCATTTACTTCAGGGATTATTCCTGAATCAAATATATCAACTACCGATCCACAAGACTTTGATAAAACATTTAGTGCCACACATTCAGAACTCCTAACTCAATTCCCACATGTATTTCCGGATCTCAAAGTTTCAGGTATTCTATCCGACACAGTCGATATACCTACATTTTCTGAGGATGAATCTGAAGAAGAAGATGCTGGTCGTTTGATTATTGATCCTGATGTAATGGCTTCAGTCAACGTTCCCTTATCAACTGGTAATCATCATTACATCACCGAGACTTTAAAACAGGATCCGGATATTCTTCGAGAAGATTTATACAGTCTTTCCTCCGATAATATGTCCTATAACCATGAACTATCATCTCAAGCATTTGATAGTATTCATCCATACTCTCGAACGTCTTCAACTACTCTTACACAACCGTCGATGTCGAATTTTGGTAATCCAGTTTACTCATCATCCGATTCATTTACTCATTCTTTCAATTCCTCAACATATTCAATGGAATGTCTAATATCTCAACCAGTTTCAGTTTATCCAACACATAATCAGTCATTGACCCAAACTGTTGTGCCAAGATTAACAACTCCACCTATTTTGGCGTCATCTACTGTATCGAACCTATCAGTACCCAGTAGAAGTGCTTATTTTCAATCTAACCATCTTAATGTTCCATCAACTACAACGCATAACGTGTCCTATGTTACTACTGAGTACTCAACATTATAA